The segment GGCTCAACCAGATGGGCATCATCACGATTGGCAATAATGATTCGCCCGTGGTTCCTATGATGGTGTACATGCATTCCAAGATTGCGTGAGTCACCCTTAAATTGCCGCTTTATTGGCATCATGAAGATAATCTTTTGGAATTTCAGCTCCGTCGTTCGACGATTGAAAACCAATAACATTGCCGTGGTCGGCGTTGGCTTCCCCGCCACACCACTCATGGAGGGCAGAATCAGATTCTGCCTCTCAGCCGCCCACACCAAGGAGCAACTTGACAATGTAAGTGGAGATTTTGTCAAACTTGAAGCCAAAGAATCATTACTTTTGATGCTTGTTAGCAGAGTTAATTGCTTGCATCTTTTTTGTCAGCTAAACAAATGTGCAACACGCGTAgcaaaaaaagcatttaattgtttagtGCCAagaggcaattaaaaataaattagaaagcaAGATTATATGTCCATGGCATATATCATTTTGACAtttagagagaaaataatctaGTCTCTtggctgaaaaaaaattcaattgaatttcaggCTCTGGTGCACGTGGAGGAGGCGGCCGACTTTCTGGGCTTGAGGTACTCAAGAAAGCGCCGCAGCAAGGAGCCGGTGCATTACAGTGATTCTGAAAGTGAAATGGAGTAACCTTTGTGCAATCTAGATTGCtgacatttttaatgttgtaaAGTGCCGTTAATTATATTGCGCGTGTCGCCTAAACACAAACAACTGAGGAGGGGAAATTGTCAGGGCCAAGTCAGAGAATCCACGCagattttaagttatttaacTACTATccgcattttaaaatagtacaagctattttgcaaaactaaaaataaatacagttaGCACACAGTAAAAACTCGTGTTTCCCTTCAAATGGAACAACCTTCAAGCTCAatagtaattaataatttgatttgaggGAATATCAAGGCCATGGATGAGACATGCAAAGTGCCAGTGTTAATATTATCTCTCTACCCCTCAATTTTTCAggataaacattaaattaaagttaatacTTGctgtttagtttaaattttgcgttAGTCgtaatgtgaaaataaaaaaccttgaTTTTCGTATCGCTTACTTGGATGGCTCAACAGTTGGAGCTGAAAAATgtcgagaaaaataaaaaatctaaaccCTTTGACTAtctgattttttcttcatcattaaaattttaaactgaaatggcattaacaggaaaataatttatgcctTTTTACATTATAATTCAAGgaattcaagaaatatttcgcCTTCTCTAAATTGGATTAAGAAGCAAGAAAAATGGTGGATAAACTATGATGAAAACCTCTTCTTCTGTGAACACACCTTAATTCCATTCAACTTCCAGcaattattcttttaatattttaaaatgttacccACTAGGAGCATTCAAGGAAAAAACCTTGAATTTTATACAAGCGGTTCTCCAGAAGATGACTCTCATTTTACCCCCACTATTCAAGCTCGTCTGCCAAACCTGATGTCAAAAAGGTCCATTCGGCACTTCAGCTCGCAACGATTTAGCCTTGTTTTCAGGcgaagtaaaatttgaaaaatggaacGCTGGGAGGGCAGGGTAGCAATTGTCACAGGGGCAAGCGCTGGAATTGGTGAGGCAATTGCTAAGACTCTCGCTCTGAAAGGTATGAAGGTTGTCGGCGTTGCTCGAAGAGTGGAGAAGATACAAGTAAGTCgtcattaatttcttttttataaatgattgCGTTCATcctaatgtaaaaattatggaCCGATAAGATAAGGCCTTTATTATTGGGTCACGAAAATTATCACTGCGTCTGCCATTTAGttgtattaaaaagaaaaaacatacATAAACGAACTTTTTTGCAGGCGTTAGTTGAGGAACTGAAGACAGATAAACTAAAAGGCGAATTGCATGCTATGAAGGGAGATGTAACCTGCGAGGACGATATCAAAAGGATCGTCCAGTGGACTCGAGAAAACCTTGGCGGCACGGATGTCCTTGTGAACAATGCCGGAGTCGGCGTATTGAAAAAGTTGTCTGGTAATTAATGCTAACAAAATGCGTCGAAAAAAGAAGCTATAAgaagttttaaagaaatttcgcTGGCCGACATCAGGAAAACCTTAGATTTGAACGTGGTTGGACTGTCTCTATTCACGAGAGATGTGATTCAGGATATGAAAAGCCGGGGCGTCAATGATGGCCACATTTTTCACATCAATAGGTGAGATGACCAAGACGCAGGCAACCTGAACAACGGATATGCCGAGCGACCAgcttacttttaaaatatttattttttagcattgCTGGTCATGAAATAATGAGGTGGCCCGGGACAGAGATTTACTCGGCTAGCAAGCACGCAGTTACTGTTTTGACAGAAGGACTGCGGAGAGAACTGCGAGACATGGGCACCAAGATTCGCGTGAcggtgaaattgattttttttaagtttgcaaGAACAgcaatgagagaaaaattcattcaattgcAGAGCATCAGCCCTGGTGAAGTGAAGACAGAAATCGCGGTGGCGAGCGGGATGTCGGAAGAAGAAGCTGAGAAACTTTACAAGAGCAGGCCATATCTTGAGCCAGAAGACATCGCCAATGCGCTCGTTTACGCATTAGAAGCACCGCCGCACGTTCAGGTttcgattaaatttatatttaaaaaattgtattctatatttgaaatatttttattacaggtgcacgaaataataattttccccaCCGGCAGACCCTAAGTGCCTACTAGACCCAAGTTTTAATATTGCATAATTAGCCCCATGTGTGCttggaacaaaaatataaattttgtgccaCATTGTTGCATTTGCtaagtgcaaaaataaaggTAATTGATTGTTAGGGAAATATTGCCTTTCATTCCACTCTTTCATCAGCATCAATACACACAAAACAATTCGTATGGATGGACTACTTTTTATCATCCCAATGTCCTaaggtttaaataaatcaaattttggttttagcacaggaaatatttatgacgcacattaaaaataataatatcagcTAAATGGtgaagcaataatttatgaaataaaaacggctctttttgtatatttatttcgagAGGTATTCTTCGAGACGTGGGCGATGAAAAAACTTTGATGCCACAGAAGAGTGATGGCATGTTTACTTTGGCCGAAACTGCTCGCCAGATAATGACTCTTCATTTTCTCCCACCATTTAAGCTCGTTTATATCAATTGAAGCTTGTCAAAAAAGGCAATCTGCGCTTTGGATCACAACTATTCGGCTCCTCGGCGCCTTGCAAACGAGTTGAATTGTTATAGCTGATAGAAAAAACCTAAGAATGGATCGCTGGGTCGGCAGGGTTGCAATCGTGACAGGGGCAAGCGTTGGAATCGGAGCAGCAATCGCCAAGACCCTCGCCCTGAAAGGAATGAAGGTCGTTGGCGTTGCCCGCAGGGTGGAGAAAATACAGGtgagaaaatatataacatgcatttaaataatgtgaGTGGTCGCGTGAGCAAAATTACGCAATGATAAGATAATATATATGCCTTGTAAAAGCCACTAAAGCTATCAAAAGTTGAACCTGAAATGACATAATGTGAATAAGTCCGCTGTTTCCAGTCTTTATTTGAGTTTAAGAATAATCACATAtatgctaaaaaaaatcgcaggcGTTAGTGGAGGAGCTGAAGTTAGAAAATCCGAAAGGCGAATTGCACGCAATTAAGGGAGATGTGACCAACGAGGAGGATATCAAAAGAATCGTCCAGTGGACCCGAGAAAAACTGGGAGGAACAGACGTCCTCGTGAACAATGCCGGTTGcggtattttaaaaaagctgtctggtatttaatgaaataatgtgttggaaaatgaaagaaaaccaatattttctgtatgaaaagaaatttcactGGCTGACATAAGGAAAGTTTTGGATTTGAACGTAGTTGGACTGACTCTGTTCACGCGAGACGTGATTCAAGACATGAAAAGCAGGGGTGTCATCGACGGCCACATTTTTCACATCAACAGGTAAAAGCGCCCTTGAAAATCGAGAACTATGCACCATGAACAACAGACTAGCCGCGCATATTGCCTATATCccctaaattcattcattcctCACTGCACATTTATCTAGAAATTCATTTACTCTACCCTTTACTGAGTGatcaaaaatactaaaaaaatcgaatctgttttaaagttataatgattttttaaatcttaatcagccaaaaataattattgctgaaaTATAATACAGCGCATGGTAAATATCATTGGCAAAAAACAgtcgtaaaaaaataatataaaaacttCCTGCTTTTCAGTCacgaattttccaatttcttcTATTTCAGTGTTGTCGGCCACGAAATCATCAACTACCCCATGATCGAAATGTACACGGCCAGCAAACACGCGGTCACTGTCTTAACCGAAGGATTGCGGAGAGAGCTGCGCGACATGGGCACCAAGACCCGCGTGACAGTATAAGATCTAAATATTAtatcaaatcaataaattaactgAGCCAAAAATTTGTGCAGAGTATCAGTCCTGGTGCAGTAAAGACGGAATTCGCGTTGGCCTCTGGACTGCCAGAGGAACAAGCGCGAAAAGTATATGATGGAATTCCGTGTCTCGAGTCACAGGATGTTGCAGACGCACTCGTTTACGCACTAACGGCCCCGCCGCACGTTCAGGTTCCTATTAAATCTAATGAAAAACAGAGTAGaactgatttgatttttgcaggTGCATGAAATGATCATCCACGCCACTGGtgaattgtaataaaaaggaAGAGCGGAAAAGAGAACTTTTAGCTAACGTTTatgcattatttgaaaattattgtattgaTTAACACACTTTtacaatatatttaataaataaatttaatgaaaaccatAAACacgatataaatataattgtatTTAATGAGATACACCTATATGGCTGTTTTCAGAttctttttatgaaaaaaaaccGCACACAGGTGTTGGAAGATCTTAAGtggtaataattttgtttaattcttATAGGATGATTGGCACATTATAGCCGTTGCACTCTCGAAATCTAAGTagactaaattttatttacgaaaataataacaacaaagtCTCGTTTCCAGTTTGAGGCTGTTTCACAGAGGCTAATTCCAGGACTTTGCTTTGGGGCGTTTTAGGCAAGAGGCAACTGCAgcgttttatataaataatgctgataaaattttcgcCCATGATGCCTACGATatcaaaaaagataaaaattgtcaCAGCTGCGTGTAAGCCTCAGTCGAGTCGTTAGTCAAACGCGATCATTACGGGTTAAGATTTCAAAGAATGGACCGTTGGGTAGGAAGAGTTGCGATCGTGACGGGGGCGAGCGTTGGAATCGGAGCAGCTATCGCCAAAAGCCTCGCCCTGAGAGGGATGAGAGTTGTTGGCGTTGCTCGTAGGGTGGAGAAAATACAGGTGAGTGAaaaaactacatttttttaattcaagaccagcccgttggctcgcattgttaaggcaatctcaggagtgtcaaagcaatatGAGGTAtctgagcagttgggagatctaatactggctacccattgtcagagatggcaaaaagtggttagtttagtgactcaaattgctcaacgggctgtgaggcgcaccggcgccgactcgctacttgctggtttgcacctttccagcatgcgtgatttggcttcacgggacgaatgtctagcgtttcaatgcagtcctcggtgcggaggcaagtggcccttgagtgggcttgggtccctgtgcggcccggtgcgcccatgttatccgttcgcggtgttattgggacccgggtttcagcattcgtgctagtgcagtgcgcgcccttcccggtcctcggacagggataaaatgagcaaaaaaaaagaagatgaagtttaaaaaagtgcTATAgaccaaatttaatgaagtCTTCGACTAAAACATTATCAGCAAAATTCACGTCAAAGATTACTTTGCACGTGTgaccaaaaaattaacttacaaTACGTACAGTCAGTACAGATAATACTAATTTTACAGGCCTTAATTGAGGAACTGAAGGCGGAGAACCCGAAGGGAGAATTGCACGCTATCAAGGGGGATGTTACTTGCGAAGACGATATCAAAAGGATCGTCCAGTGGACTCGAGAAAACCTCGGCGGCACGGATGTCCTTGTGAACAatgccggcggcggcgttttgaaaaaattatctggtAATTAATGCAAACTATCTGCGTCGGAAAAAAGAAGCTAAGaggttttaaagaaatttcgcTGGCCGACATCAGGAAAACCTTAGATTTGAACGTGGTTGGACTGTCTCTGTTCACGAGAGATGCGATTCAGGACATGAAAAGCAGGGGCGTCAATGATGGCCACATTTTTCACATCAACAGGTGAGATGACCTGAACAACAGATACGCCGAGCGACCAGCCTACTTTTcctatgataaaaatatttatgttttagcATTGCCGGTcatgaaatattgaatatGCTCGGGACAGAGATTTACTCGGCTAGCAAGCACGCAGTTACTGCTTTGACAGAAGGACTGCGGAGAGAACTGAGAGACATGGGCACCAAGATTCGCGTGACGgtgagtttgatttttttttaaatttgcaaaaacaggaaggagagaaaaatttctctctgcagAGCATCAGCCCTGGTGAAGTGAAGACAGGAATCGCGGTGGCAAGCGGGATGTCGGAAGAAGAAGCTGAGGAACTTTACAAGAGCAGGCCATATCTTGAGACAGAAGACATCGCCAATGCGCTCGTTTACGCTTTAGCAGCACCACCTCACGTTCAGGTttcgataaaatttatatttaaattatgtatattatatttgaattatttttattacaggtgcacgaaataataattttacccACCGGCAGACCCTAAGTGCCTAAAAGACCCAAATTTTATTAGTGCATAAAGTGTGCgtggaacaaaaataatgtaaattatgTGCCACATTGTTGCATTcgcaaagagcaaaaatccGCATGCATATAGATCAGAAAATGAGCCATGATGATGATTGGGAAAAATAAAGGTCATCGATTGTTAGGGAAATATTGCCTTTCATTCCATTCTCACATCAGCGCATCAACACACAAAACAATTCgagtctttttaaatttttcactatGTTCTCgggtttaaattaatcaaattttggttaggacaggaaatattttagacgcacattaaaaattataatataagcAAAATGATGAAGCAATAaactttgaaatcaaaacGATCTTTATTTTGAGAGATA is part of the Cloeon dipterum chromosome 1, ieCloDipt1.1, whole genome shotgun sequence genome and harbors:
- the LOC135946803 gene encoding farnesol dehydrogenase-like; amino-acid sequence: MERWEGRVAIVTGASAGIGEAIAKTLALKGMKVVGVARRVEKIQALVEELKTDKLKGELHAMKGDVTCEDDIKRIVQWTRENLGGTDVLVNNAGVGVLKKLSEISLADIRKTLDLNVVGLSLFTRDVIQDMKSRGVNDGHIFHINSIAGHEIMRWPGTEIYSASKHAVTVLTEGLRRELRDMGTKIRVTSISPGEVKTEIAVASGMSEEEAEKLYKSRPYLEPEDIANALVYALEAPPHVQVHEIIIFPTGRP
- the LOC135948077 gene encoding uncharacterized protein LOC135948077, yielding MDRWVGRVAIVTGASVGIGAAIAKTLALKGMKVVGVARRVEKIQALVEELKLENPKGELHAIKGDVTNEEDIKRIVQWTREKLGGTDVLVNNAGCGILKKLSEISLADIRKVLDLNVVGLTLFTRDVIQDMKSRGVIDGHIFHINSVVGHEIINYPMIEMYTASKHAVTVLTEGLRRELRDMGTKTRVTSISPGAVKTEFALASGLPEEQARKVYDGIPCLESQDVADALVYALTAPPHVQVHEMIIHATGELCWKILSVESLVKRDHYGLRFQRMDRWVGRVAIVTGASVGIGAAIAKSLALRGMRVVGVARRVEKIQALIEELKAENPKGELHAIKGDVTCEDDIKRIVQWTRENLGGTDVLVNNAGGGVLKKLSEISLADIRKTLDLNVVGLSLFTRDAIQDMKSRGVNDGHIFHINSIAGHEILNMLGTEIYSASKHAVTALTEGLRRELRDMGTKIRVTSISPGEVKTGIAVASGMSEEEAEELYKSRPYLETEDIANALVYALAAPPHVQVHEIIILPTGRP